From Daucus carota subsp. sativus chromosome 6, DH1 v3.0, whole genome shotgun sequence:
CTCATTTGGATACTCAATTATgatttggtatttttttttaaaaaacatggTAGTCAATCGAGATTGTgtaaagtatttaaattttatatataattatatataaaatatcatattgTCATTAATTTGTTAGTATAATGTtatctattaaaaaaaatgttctaAATCTATTAGATATAAAGAATTTAGGCTTAAGACTTatgtaacatataaaataaatttatgacaattcaatattttataatatatgaaaaatgaaccatgtttgaatattaatttttcaaatattttacacaatatcaatttcatttttaatattattttcaaatcatAATTAAGTGTTCAAGgttttaaatacataaaattaataaaataatttaaattcataattgAATACACCAGACttaaataatacaaaataatactTCGATTATGTGTAAATAATAGAGAAAAACTTCAATTCACTCGGTACGCGTACCAGGAAAGTCCTTCAATTGATTAAGAGTGTGTTTGTTTGTGCTTTTATGCCCGGGTTTTAAGACATTTTCAACTTTAAGTTTAAATATGTATGTTTATGTAATAAGTCACAAGTTGActtaaagttagaaataagTCAGAAGTTAATATGATGTACTTTTTTAATCAGCTTATTCTTTTTTATGACCCTTTAATAAAAATCGATTTCAACACTAAAACAAATAaagtatcaaaattatttttattgctataaaattatccaaacagacAATTTAAACTGAACatttatcatattaaatcaCCATAATTTTAAGTTTACGTGCCCAAATGGACGTTAGGTGTAAGTACCAGAATATCTTTCAATTAATCAGTCGTGTATCATGGaaagatttttaattaattggtAGATATAATCTGTTTATTATCGTTGACGGTTTTTTTATTATCCGACCAATCAATTAGATGCGCGCATCAAAAGTTCTCCAACATTTAAGATACACgttgcataaaaattatttaattaactataaaatataatttgtaaccGGACGGTTTTACGGGGAAGATACATCTACGAGAAAAATCCATATTTCGTGTCAAACctactaattatttattataaataggCAGTAATTAGCATAATTTTATTTACTTCTTCTTGCAATTTTCGAGACTTTTCTCCGGCGAGTAAGAAtagttaaaaatttaatgtAAGAATTTTAGTCTAGATTGTATTACTTTTGCATTCAGTTCTTGATCTTGTTATATAAATCTTTATGATTTTGTACTCTGTTTTTGTAAAGATTAAATCTTCTTGGTTTTTCTTGAGAAATGTTAATTATCAGGGTTGAACTTGTAACTTGTAGGTGCATAAAATCACAAAAGAAGATATAAATACATTATTTGTAAGTATTGATCATGTGAATGTGTTTGATTGTTTGTAGAATGGAGGGAGAAGGAGTAATTCATTATGGTCCAGGGACGGCGACAGAGGGAGTGACTCCGGTGAATGCGGaagggaagaagaagaggaggagGCCAAAAAAACATGGACCAGAGAGTCCCCGGGGTTAGTTTTTATATCTTCTTATTACTTGTAATTGATTGATTCCACGAGTCGAACTCCTGTCCTCCCGTAAGGGGGGGCAAGAGCTCAACCACTGCACCAACCCTTTGTTGGTGTTGGTGTTTTTATACGTGTGTTTTCGTTGTGTTTAATTGTTATGTTATATGGTATGAGATGCTGTTGCAAAAATAATGTTACTAAAATTGGATTTATCAAGTCAGCAGTTTTGATGTATGAGATTCTGTTTTTTGTCGAATTTATATGCAATAATTGTGTGTCTCGATATATCTTAAATCttgtgtcattctgattgtacGATCAATGTTGGAAGATTCTTTACTAGTACTAGTTGAACAATATGGAATCAGTGGGACTGAGACACTGTCTAATCTGAATAAAAGGTTTGAGAGATAAATCTTTCTGATTCTTCTCAAGACAAGATGTTTTACcacatattttgttttttttaggtGGCCAGGTGGCATTTTTAGTTGATGCCGCCAACTTTGATTCTCGTGTGGTGACGGTAGATCCCGGCGAGGTATCATTTGGCATTCTTAATTATGACCAAAATATCTAATATTCACCTTTTTAATCTTAGATCTATGCTTGCTTGCAGGATGTCGCAGTCAAGTTAATGTCAATTTCAAGAAGAGAGGCTAGGACCGTACGTGTTCTTGGTGGAAGTGGTGCGGTGTCTGTTGTGACTCTTCGTCATTCAAATCCGTACGGGGACACTATGATTTACGAGGTGTGGATGTGTTGTAGAAGGATATTGAATTCCTTTGATgaatttaaattcataatattatgatttttgcaGGGGAGCTATGGGATGTTTTTTTTGTCTGGATACTTCACTCCTAAAGATATTGGTGGAAAAAAAGCCATAGTTGGGAGCATGACTGTCTCGTTGGCAGGTCCAGATGGACGTGTCATGGGTGGTGTACTTGCTGGTTCGTTAATTGCTGCTGCTCCTGTTCAGGTTAGATAATCCTCTAAACTATAATAGAAAAAAGTGAAAAGTGATAATAGTTGTACCAGATTCTTTTATTCATGAGATCTTAATTATTGgtcacatattattttttactaaAATTTACCTATGGTTTAACCTGTAGTAGGGACAGTTAGGAATCATTACTGATCAAAACTTTGTGCACATCAGGTCGTGATTACAAGCTTTCGTCCTAGCAATGAGGAGCCAAAACAGTTTGCGCCAACTTCCTCCCTTGTCCCTGCTACAGGAGAAGGCGAGACTCGGGGAGCCAAAACAGGTTGAACAGGGAACactttttctcatatttttcaaTCTACTGATGTTTTAAGTGATCAGTAACCTGACTTCCAAATATAGAAAGATAGACTGTTGGAtatcaagtctatcacaaaatcaatatacttatataaacgAGAAGGCGGGGGCGTCTAGGTGGCGCCTCTTgcatagctccgttctatttttctaattttttggaattttcggatgaaaaatatcaaaaatttgaactatcttttttagtttcgggtatattaaaagcaagtttcagaatctgatttttatttcagactatttatggaatatagtagtttgaaagttttaatctgattttgtttcagattatttaattatgagaaagacggaagcttgaaaattttaatctgattttgttcagattatttaattatgggaaagagtagcaaacaagtctctttgcaactataaatacccgtatagatcgtagggttttggataatctaaacacaacctcctctatCAATATCATAAACCTACTTATTTTCGGTGATAGATCTCTTACttgatttttaaaggagaagcgaggggcgtgtacacctctcacatcgctccgctctattttttttaattttctgaaatttttggatgaaaaatatcaaaaattagaactatctttctcttgctcgatttctaactcggaggtgccgtttttctgcaacgataagtaaaggatgtttatacagtattaaaaaaacaaaggttgttgcaagtaaaggtagttataaaccgttatattggagtTCCACTTgaagctatgaatctcctctccatcctccttccaagaaacctacacaacacaacactagaacatatcaaaaacatcaaaatcttGAGGCTagatcatcaatttaagtcaaaacgaaggtttccaagtggatatgaaaCCCACTTATCAATTACAGAGATTATCCTCCGGAACAGTTGAACCCAATTGAAACTGAGATTAAGGATTTTAAATGCTCTAGAAAGCAACACCATCGATGGAAAGATTAAAGtatcaaattttgaaattaagggTGTAAAAATGAGACACGTCATTTTGTTAGGTGGAATTATTAAAGAGCATACCAGGAGAATGGGTGTGTTGTTTGTAAAGGAAGTATAGGTAATTGTTCTTCACATACATGTATCTGTAAACtatataaattgattaaattgaGTATAAAACTCGTGTAAGTATACGTGGTGAAGTGGCATTTGCACGTAAATATGGTTGGGAGTAGGAGGGCATTTCAATAAAAAGCCGTGTAAAGAGCCTTCAGGCAATATCTATTAACTAGTATTTAAACCCGCCCTGCTGGGCTTTTTCAATTTAAACTTTGTtttcttcttaattttttatggaaCGAAGGTTGGAGCATTCAGCTTGGTTGTTACTTATATGTTACATTGCTGATAAGAAAGAGTTACATAGTTGAAAATATAGTTACATAGCTTGCTCAGTCAAAATGAACAAAAGTATTTCACAGTTGCTTTAGTTAGACCAAAAGAACATGAGTTGAGAGCTGTTGTTTAGGATAATAGCAAAATGTAGGTTTTCAAACACTGCGTCGCTTGTTTTAGTTGCTGGCTAAGTCGATGTCCGAGAGACCTCCAGCATTGTAGGTTGAAGTTGTTGGCTGTTACAAATGGAAAAATTATGCAAATTAGTAAAGGATAGTGAATAAAATTGATTGTTTTCAGGGCAACAGTGCAAGACCTGGGAAGTTTGTGCATCTTTGGCGTTAGCACTCTGATTTGTGGCACCTGGAAGGCCAACAAAGCCTTTCATATGTTATTGGCCCAGTAAACATTGAAATTGTTTACAACATTCATTTCCCTGACTTGGATTACTAAGCTGTAGTCTTTGTCGACAATACTTAGCAAAGTTTTCGGCAATCCTTCCTCAGTGAACATCTGTACATGACTCTCTGTTAAGCACTGACAAATAAACATAAGAAAATATGCTGCCTAGTTAGAATACCTCATCAGCCAAATGTAAACATCTTTTTCCAATAATTGTACGTGCCTCCGTATCTCCCAAGACAACTTGAACCTTTCCGGTCATATCCTCAGCAATGACATGAAATCTGAACCTGGAAAGAGTAAATAATTCAGTTCAAATGTTCATATCCAATTAAAGTCGTTGAGGATAGAAAAGTACTTCTGATCTGGATAAGGGACATAGCGATTGCAGCTCTCACAAATTGGACATGGATTTTCCATCTTCGTTTCCTTCTCACAGCTTGTGCATgcattgtaaaacaatccaaaGGTTGGATCAATACTTTTAATTGTCACGTGTAGCATGAATAATCCCTGCATATATTGTTctgattaaaaaaaacttgaaaaagacAAATCATGATTGAAAAGTTATGTTTACCTCAATAGCAATTTTTCCAAGTTTCTTCAGCTCATCGACATTGATCTTGTGTATggttttaacattatttttgccTAATGCCTTTTTTGCAAACTCCTCATTCGCCAACCTATTTCAGTTAGTTAGTTTTGAACAGAAAGTGTACAGAAAAATGCATTTAACAGGAGAtaaattagcaaaaaatatgatttgaCTAACAATTTCCGTAGGTGCACTACGCTGTGATGCTTGTAGTTGAGGTAAACTTTGGTTACGTAACTGTTTGATAAATCGACCTCGCCTTAAAGCAAAAATTTTTGAGTTAGTTTCGCATAAATTGTATATTACATATGAATATTTTTGTAGCCAAAAAATTACCATTCCATTTCCCAACTTTGCAtcctgataaaattataataaatggtTTGTCTAAAGGATTCTTCATTGACTTGTCAAAGGATTCACCAAACTTATCCCAGAAGGTTACGTTAACATTTGAACTACAGCAAAAACAATTCATGGAATAAGTGTTTGGATGCTTCAAAGGATAAGGAGAGAATTCTTTTACTATTACCTCCCATCAGTGATAACCAACTTTGTTTTTTTCTGATCTTGACCATGCTTGTTCTTTAATTCTCTTATCTGATCATAATCTTTTATGATTCCTACAACATCTGCAGAAGTATTTTCTGTTTGTATAAATGTTTACAGAATGGTTATTACTATAAAACAACTAAATTGAAAATACCTTCCAGGTAAGTGGTTTGATTTGAAAGTTCTATCAGTTGGCTATGATCGTAGAAATCAAAAGCTTCCTGTGGGATGGTAACACCATCATCTGCTTGCTCTTGGATGATGGTGTCTTTACTGAAAATCAGCTGACTCTCATTTCTCACCACTCTAAACTTCTCTGTCTGGCTGTATTTCTGCACCATAAATTGCTTGATGCTGAAGACTCTTCCAACAGTTATCTGGCTATAAATCTCCTCTGCACATTTTGTCGGAACAAAGGCATGAATCCTTTGACCCTGCATTACAAAATGATGTTCAAGTTGTTGCTTACTATTCTGATCTTATAAAAGAACTAAAACATGAGATACAAACCTTGTGGTCAAGGAGAATCAAGTTGAAATTTTTGAACTCCTCACCGGTTCTTGTTGAGCCTCTCCATAAGCGAATAACTCGAACTTTGATCTTGTACTCATCAACTACAGCTTTAAGCTTGTCAAGTGTTTGATACTGTGCAGTGGCCATTGTATGTCCTCTTCTTGAAGAGTAAATTGTATTACAgtgtttgtttatatatagttggtaaTGTACAGAAAGTGAGTAAATGTTTCCAACAAACAATAATAGCATTTAATTAAGGAGTAAATTATCTTATTTAAATAGATAACAAATCAGTCAAGTACAGTGCAGCATATCATAAAGCAAAAAACTGTTTAGTGCAGTTACAAATCTTAATATGCAAGCAGAAAATGAAATGTTCAGAAATATTGTTTCAGCAACAAAGCTTgcaataatagtaataatacaAAAGTCCTTGTCTGAATTAAAATGCTGCAATGCCAGTTGGCAACCGAGTCATTCACTTAGAGACCTGCATTATAAGTTGACAAATGTAAAAAATGATGCCATCTAAAAACGTTGAGCTAAGTTGTAGTTCAATTAAGCTTGCCCtttcaatttttgatatttttcagtGGAGGGATTGTTGCAGTTTCAGTTTGATTGTACTCCAACGCTTCAGTTATCTTGCGTGCTCTGGACTTCATGTTGGTTGAATTTCCGGTGTTCGGTGTTTGATTGGCAGTAGCATCCGTTTCAGTAACCTGGAGGAAAATAATTTTGTCATGCCATTGAATATTTTGTAATGAACTATAGAATAACGGGAAAATAACATACGTTCTGCATTGAAACGTCTTCCACATCAACAACTGTGGCCTTGTTTGGATCAAAGCTGTCACCTTTTTCATGCGTGTCCACAATTTGTTTGGCATTATATACCGTACAACCTTTTTCAATATTCTCCTTGTTCAGATCAAGGGTTATGGTATATTTCTGTTTGAGAAGGAAATTGAGTATTTCTGAAAATTTCTCCTCCTCCGCTTCCTGTAGTAAATATCAAAGAGTAGGTTAGGAAGCAAACATATTTTAGTGTCAAGTAAAAAAGCAAGATAACCTACATCAGCACATTCAGCATGCAGGTCGATAACAGTTTTGTTAATCATTCTCGTGATTTCGTTGTCTGGGAAGATAATAGCAATTGATCCAGTTTCATCAGAGCATAGAGTGCCTACTCGGAATCTAATTGCAAGTGGATTTGAGTCTGTTTAGCAAAGCAGCTTAGAGATTTCATATACACTAAACttgtataataaataatgaaacCATGAAACCTCTTCTCAGGATAAGGGTAAATCCTTCCGCAACCACCATCACGTAAGCATTTGAATTTTGCATCTTGAACTTCTAGCTCTAAATCACAACCTGTACATTTCCTGAAGTACCAACTTGATTTGTCCATGAATCTCTTCACTGTGACCTCACAATATATGATACCCTAATAGAAAAAATTCCAAAGTTAAATAAGTCCATTTTACATTACGTGGTATTTCCACAACAAAATGTGAAACTACCACTTCAAAATCCTTCGGAAGATTTTTTATCTCTTTCACCTTCAGTAGTTTCTTAGTTAACTCAGCTGGTTTTGGTTGATTTGGCATGAACACCACATCtggaacttttttttcttctgtcaaactaatattattttataattgatagCAAGTTGGTTAGAGAAGGTTATCAAATTTTTACGGAAGAATAACCaaagtatttaataaaaaattgaccTCTTTTTTAGCCGATCGACACTATAGTGTTCTGGGTTGATAAAATCCATTGCTGCAGGATAGTTTGATAAATGAGCAACACCTACAAAGAGTTAAGCTATTAGTAGACAGCAAATGTGTAGAAACTATTTGTAAAATATCAACACACGTATTTTCACCTTCATATCTACCAACTTTTGCCCATGAAATTATCACAAAAATACTTGTGCCGTCCAACTTCCCAAACTCTGTTCCCAATTGCTCACCAAAGTAATCAAAGAACGTCACTTGCACACTTGACCTGTAATGTAGCAAACGGAATTATATGTGTGCAATGTAAGATATTGTAAATATTACTAATTTAAGTTCCCAACAAAATACCTTCCATTTGTTATTTCAAACTTGAACAACGTTTTCTCatcctcattttttttaatcttgataAGCTCCTGTACATTTTTCACTTTCCCCACCATGTCTAATAAAGTATAATTGGAATTAGTTCGACATTGTAATTGGTCTGTATAAGAAAATAAAGTAGACTGCATACCAATAAGAAAGCGATTGTCATCTGCCAGTTTATCAATTTCGTCATAGTGAAAAAGGTCGAAAGCATATTTTTCAATGTTAAGTCCAATagtatcagcctgctgaaacttAGTGTGAGGTGTAAAAAACAAATGCTTCTTGTTTCGCACAGCCCTAAATTTCTCATCACCCAAATAATCCTTTACTTTAAAGTTACATATCTCGTAAATTTGACCTTCTTTCATATCCTTTAGTAGGTCATCACAATACTTCGAGTTTGCAAAAGCATGTATCCTTGAATtctaagataaaaaaaaataaaatatcttaaatGTTGGAGAATTGAACTATTGCCTTAGGAAATAGACAGAACAAACAAATAGTTAGGCTACCATACCGAATCGTCAAtcaatatcatattaactcccCAAAATTCCTTGTTATACAATCTGTGAAAAAACCAATAATTCAATACGTGCGTTTGTGTGTGCGTGACAAAACAAAAACAGTAAGGAGACAAAGCAAAACGAAGGATACAAGAACGgaatccgagtccagtgcgtaactgtctccttaaaacgtatttcgccctcaccgtatgtgatgaacgatcgcctcccaggataaaacggattgaaCGATGCAGTAAGCACCTTCGACGAACAAGAACAAGACCTGAAACTATCACCGAcgcggctagggttttgggtgcGAGAGGCTGTGTATTTTTCGTGTATACAAACCCTAAActattatgaatatatataggcaatgcaagacttgtgcgctacgctttgtaattaattaaaacgcgtttaattaatttacacggttataaattaaatccgaaatcaaatcgaattaatttaaaaccaaacaattaatccgaaatcaaatcgaattaatttctgtcaatttgattgagcccaagcccagtggaaaattaaattcagcaaaactagtccgtaattcttcgggcccagattttgctgcattcgtgtccgcaggtcgcacacgcggaaaagcccgaggcttgcgaagccacgaaactcccctcgaaatcccacaatttgcacccccccctgcgcgcacgtaggtggtggagcataacatactaacacaagttaaacactacaagagtgttctactatataaacccattaaaggcccatattcttttctatgtgggatactagttctcttttccatttttccactaccaaggaagcaactttggatcatcacaactcatccattccttagtcgttttgagtgaataaacatgcgttggaaagctctctcggaggagaacataatccaagcataacccgccacgagtacgtagccgagcctcacttaaattggtgctcaaaatgacaGATTTCCAACAATCCCCCACATGGGTGAGATTGATGATTTTCAGTAGCACACACCAGACAGACAGACACGGGTTTTGACTTTTGGTGATAGTTTCTGCGATCAGATATAGCATACGATAGGTAGAGAATGCTCCTTGAACCTTCGCTCGATTAAGCACATCGACTTTACTGGTAGACAGTGGACGTGCTTGTCCTTGAACTGTTCGACCGTTTGTGTAAACGATGATATACTTATCACTATATCCTTTCTGACTTGTTCAGTTCTCATGATTATGTCCATTTTGGCCATGGAACATCGTCCTGGTTCTGCgggagtttctaaagaattgtgCCTCGCAATTCTCCTTTGAAGCGGCCCCACTTCTCTCCTACATAGGTGATCTTTATCTTATAGAGTAACCCGCGTTTACTCAACTGAATTCCATGCGTGTACCACTCCATGTATTCACCAAAGATCATTAAAAGCTCAAGGCTTAACCTCGTACCTTACGGGTCTCACTGTTTCTTCATCATAGGAACAGGCCAGGGGTTACCCCCACAGTGATTAGGTCATCATGATTTAGTTGTCCCATTGAACCAAGTTCTTGGGATCTCCAGTCAGCAATGGTTGGGTGTCCACCATGATGCCGTTAAGCTATAGGCTTAAGACCCATTCCTCTCGATGATTTCTCAACCACTTCTCTTGGTAACCCTTTGGTTAGCGGATCCGCAATATTATCCTTTGACGGTATATAGTCAATAGTGATAATCCCGGTTGAGATTAATTGTCTAATGGAACTATGTCGTCGTCGTATATGACGGGACTTTCCATTATACATTGTGCTCTGTGCTCTGCCAATAGCGGATTGACTATCACAGTGTATCCCTATTGCAGTCACAGGCCTCGG
This genomic window contains:
- the LOC135146944 gene encoding uncharacterized protein LOC135146944, which codes for MLLLFVGNIYSLSVHYQLYINKHCNTIYSSRRGHTMATAQYQTLDKLKAVVDEYKIKVRVIRLWRGSTRTGEEFKNFNLILLDHKGQRIHAFVPTKCAEEIYSQITVGRVFSIKQFMVQKYSQTEKFRVVRNESQLIFSKDTIIQEQADDGVTIPQEAFDFYDHSQLIELSNQTTYLEDVVGIIKDYDQIRELKNKHGQDQKKTKLVITDGR